The genomic DNA AACACTACACTTTAAAATCATTATCCAGTATAAATATCACTCTGCTCAATCAGCAGAAAGTAAAGGGAGTGGTCTACCCATCTCCTGTTTTCGCCGTCCCAAAATTATCCTTTTTGGGGCAAAATAAATTATCCCCTACAACCTTACCACTTTTTATTTCTTCAACCCTCTTTTCTGCCTGCACTGCCCACAATTCGTCTAT from Nitrospirota bacterium includes the following:
- a CDS encoding addiction module protein yields the protein MKTNELFDEAVSLPVEIRAQLVDKLLRSLNPIQKEIDELWAVQAEKRVEEIKSGKVVGDNLFCPKKDNFGTAKTGDG